Proteins encoded together in one Osmerus eperlanus chromosome 20, fOsmEpe2.1, whole genome shotgun sequence window:
- the slc6a19a.2 gene encoding sodium-dependent neutral amino acid transporter B(0)AT1 codes for MRLVLPNPGLDDRIPSHQELERMEKEEAGDRPKWDNKTQYMLTCVGFCVGLGNVWRFPYLCQSHGGGAFMIPFLILVVLEGIPLLYLEFAIGQRLRKGSVGVWTAINPYLGGVGIASMLVSFLVGMYYNTILAWVMWYFFNSFQSPLPWSQCPVNANLSDVVSECKRSSPVDYFWYRETLNSSTAIDESGGLQWWMVLCLVCAWTLLYVCCIRGIETTGKAVYITSTLPYVVLTIFLIRGLTLKGSVDGIKFLFTPDLDELINPSTWLDAGAQVFYSFSLAFGGLISFSSYNSIHNNCEQDAVIISIINGFTSVYAATVIYSIIGFRATERFDECLEGNILALINAFNLPEGNITDVNYADMLQSFNSTFPETVQGLNLKTCDLNTFLSDGVEGTGLAFIVFTEAITKMPVSPLWSVLFFIMLFCLGLSTMFGSIEGTVVPLQDLNIFPKRWPKEALTGIACLVSFTIALIFAQQSGNYWLALFDSFAGSIPLLVIAFCEMMAVAYIYGIDRFNDDIKFMIGHKPNIFWQVTWRVVSPLIVFVIFVFYFVTKVNSTLTYIAWDPSSVNFPVLETLEYPGWIYVIIFLLAGIPSLVIPGVAIYKLIQRFWCKKDIYTTKVDTISAAVDMQDKRA; via the exons ATGAGACTGGTACTCCCCAACCCGGGTCTGGATGACAGGATTCCCTCGCatcaggagctggagaggatggagaaggaggaggctggggacagACCCAAATGGGACAACAAAACCCAGTACATGCTCACCTGTGTGGGCTTCTGTGTGGGGCTGGGTAACGTCTGGCGTTTCCCCTACCTGTGCCAAAGCCATGGAGGAG GAGCGTTCATGATCCCGTTCCTGATCCTGGTGGTTCTGGAGGGAATACCTCTGCTGTACCTAGAGTTTGCTATTGGCCAGCGCCTCAGGaagggcagtgtgggggtctGGACAGCTATTAACCCTTATCTGGGTGGCGTTG GTATTGCCTCTATGCTGGTCTCCTTCTTGGTGGGCATGTACTACAACACCATCCTTGCCTGGGTGATGTGGTACTTCTTCAACTCTTTTCAGAGCCCTTTGCCTTGGAGCCAATGCCCCGTCAATGCCAACCTATCGG ACGTGGTGTCCGAGTGCAAGCGGAGCTCCCCAGTGGACTACTTCTGGTACAGGGAGACGCTGAACTCGTCCACAGCAATAGACGAGTCTGGAGGACTGCAGTGGTGGATGGTTCTGTGCCTGGTCTGCGCGTGGACTCTGCTGTACGTCTGCTGCATCAGGGGGATTGAGACAACAGGCAAG GCTGTGTATATCACCTCCACGTTGCCCTACGTAGTCCTCACCATCTTCCTGATCAGAGGGCTGACTCTCAAAGGCTCCGTGGATGGAATCAAGTTTCTCTTCACCCCGGAT CTGGATGAACTGATCAACCCATCTACATGGCTGGATGCAGGAGCCCAGGTTTTCTATTCCTTCTCCTTGGCCTTCGGAGGACTTATCTCCTTTTCCAGCTACAACTCTATACA CAACAACTGTGAGCAGGATGCTGTCATCATCTCCATTATAAATGGCTTCACCTCCGTGTACGCAGCCACTGTCATCTACTCCATCATCGGCTTCAGGGCCACCGAGAGATTTGACGAATGTCTTGAAGG AAACATCCTGGCACTGATCAATGCTTTTAATCTACCTGAGGGGAACATTACAGATGTTAACTATGCGGACATGCTACAAAGCTTCAACAGCACTTTCCCAGAGACCGTTCAGGGTCTGAATCTTAAGACCTGTGATCTGAATACTTTCCTCAGTGAT GGTGTTGAAGGAACAGGTCTGGCCTTCATCGTGTTCACAGAGGCCATCACCAAGATGCCCGTGTCTCCTCTCTGGTCTGTTCTCTTCTTCATCATGCTCTTCTGCCTGGGGCTGTCCACCATGTTTGGCAGTATCGAAGGGACGGTTGTTCCACTGCAGGATCTCAACATCTTCCCCAAGCGCTGGCCCAAAGAGGCACTCACTG GTATTGCTTGCCTGGTTTCTTTTACCATTGCTCTCATATTTGCCCAGCAATCTGGTAACTACTGGCTAGCTCTGTTTGATAGTTTCGCTGGTTCAATCCCTCTCCTGGTCATTGCCTTCTGTGAGATGATGGCTGTGGCTTATATCTATGGCATTGACAG GTTTAATGATGACATCAAGTTCATGATCGGGCACAAACCCAACATCTTCTGGCAGGTCACTTGGAGGGTGGTCAGTCCTCTTATCGTCTTTGTCATATTTGTGTTCTACTTTGTCACTAAAGTCAACTCCACGCTCACCTACATTGCTTGGGATCCTAGCTCG GTGAACTTCCCTGTGTTGGAGACATTGGAGTATCCTGGTTGGATCTACGTCATTATCTTTCTCCTGGCTGGAATTCCAAGTCTGGTGATCCCTGGTGTGGCAATATACAAACTTATTCAAAGATTCTGGTGCAAGAAGGACATATATACAACCAAAGTTGACACCATATCTGCAGCAGTGGACATGCAGGACAAAAGGGCATAG
- the LOC134006895 gene encoding sodium-dependent neutral amino acid transporter B(0)AT1-like, producing MRLVLPNPGLDDRIPSHQELERMEKEEAGDRPKWDNKTQYMLTCVGFCVGLGNVWRFPYLCQSHGGGAFMIPFLILLVLEGIPLLHLEFAIGQRLRKGSVGVWSSINPYLTGVGIASLLVSFLVGMYYNTIMAWIMWYLFNSFQSPLPWSQCPRNANKTGLVSECERSTTVDYFWYRETLNTSTAIDESGGLQWWMVLALVSAWTLLYVCCIRGIETTGKAVYITSTLPYLVLTIFLIRGLTLKGSTSGIIFLFTPDVDELMNPSTWLDAGAQVFYSFSLAFGGLISFSSYNSIHNNCEQDAIIISVINGATSVYSATVIYSIIGFRATEKYDDCMEGNILALTNAFDLAENNITVDSYDTSLALLNATSPDIIQGLGLSFCELQTFLSQGVEGTGLAFIVFTEAITKMPVSPLWAILFFVMLFCLGLSTMFGNIEGVVVPLQDLNILPKTWPKEIFTGLTCAISFAVGLIFAQGSGNYWLALFDSFAGSIPLLVIAFCEMVSVIYIYGVDRFNEDIEFMIGHKPNLFWQVTWRVVSPLIMLVIFIFYLVTQISKTLTYLVWDQEAAEFPTLVPRPFPDWIYVIIFILAGIPALAIPGVALFKLIQNCFCKKNSNKIVKVKSISANVPMGDM from the exons aTGAGACTGGTACTCCCCAACCCGGGTCTGGATGACAGGATTCCCTCGCatcaggagctggagaggatggagaaggaggaggctggggacagACCCAAATGGGACAACAAAACCCAGTACATGCTCACCTGTGTGGGCTTCTGTGTGGGGCTGGGTAACGTCTGGCGTTTCCCCTACCTGTGCCAAAGCCATGGAGGAG GAGCGTTCATGATCCCGTTCCTGATCCTGCTGGTTCTGGAGGGAATACCTCTGCTGCACCTGGAGTTTGCTATAGGCCAGCGCCTCAGGaagggcagtgtgggggtctGGAGTTCCATCAATCCCTACTTAACTGGTGTTG GTATTGCATCATTGCTGGTCTCCTTCTTGGTGGGCATGTACTACAACACCATCATGGCCTGGATCATGTGGTACCTCTTTAACTCCTTTCAGAGTCCACTGCCATGGAGCCAGTGCCCCCGCAATGCCAACAAGACAG GTCTGGTGTCTGAGTGTGAGCGCAGCACCACAGTGGACTACTTCTGGTACAGGGAGACACTGAACACGTCCACCGCCATAGATGAGTCTGGAGGACTGCAGTGGTGGATGGTTCTAGCGCTGGTCTCTGCGTGGACTCTTCTTTATGTTTGCTGCATCAGGGGGATTGAGACCACAGGCAAG GCTGTGTACATTACTTCCACTCTTCCTTATCTTGTCCTCACAATCTTCTTGATTAGAGGCTTGACTCTTAAGGGATCTACTAGTGGAATCATATTTCTCTTCACACCCGAT GTGGATGAGTTGATGAATCCATCCACCTGGCTGGACGCAGGTGCCCAGGTGTTCTATTCCTTCTCGTTGGCTTTTGGAGgtctcatctctttctccagCTACAACTCAATACA CAACAACTGTGAGCAAGATGCAATCATCATCTCTGTCATCAATGGGGCAACTTCAGTGTACTCAGCCACGGTGATCTACTCTATCATTGGCTTCCGGGCTACAGAGAAATATGATGACTGTATGGAGGG GAACATCCTGGCACTGACAAATGCATTTGACCTTGCTGAGAACAACATCACAGTTGACAGCTACGATACATCTCTTGCTCTGCTCAACGCCACCTCACCTGACATCATCCAAGGCCTGGGGTTGAGTTTCTGCGAATTGCAAACGTTCCTCAGCCAG GGTGTTGAAGGAACAGGTCTGGCCTTCATCGTGTTCACAGAGGCCATCACCAAGATgcctgtgtctcctctgtggGCCATCCTCTTCTTCGTCATGCTCTTCTGCCTCGGGCTGTCCACCATGTTTGGGAACATTGAAGGAGTGGTGGTGCCACTTCAAGATCTCAATATTTTGCCCAAAACGTGGCCCAAAGAGATTTTTACAG GTCTGACATGTGCCATCTCTTTTGCCGTGGGCCTCATATTCGCCCAGGGATCTGGCAACTATTGGCTGGCCCTGTTTGACAGCTTTGCAGGCTCGATTCCTCTCCTGGTCATTGCCTTCTGTGAGATGGTGTCTGTCATTTACATATATGGGGTGGACAG GTTTAACGAGGACATTGAGTTTATGATTGGGCACAAACCCAACCTCTTCTGGCAGGTCACCTGGAGGGTCGTCAGTCCCCTGATCATGCTGGTCATCTTTATCTTCTACTTAGTCACTCAAATCTCCAAGACTCTGACTTACCTTGTATGGGACCAAGAGGCG GCGGAATTTCCCACCCTGGTACCGCGGCCGTTCCCTGACTGGATTTATGTCATTATCTTCATCCTGGCCGGTATACCCGCCCTGGCAATCCCAGGGGTGGCCCTCTTTAAGCTCATCCAGAACTGCTTCTGCAAGAAGAACAGCAACAAGATAGTAAAAGTCAAATCCATCTCTGCAAATGTACCGATGGGCGACATGTAA